Proteins from one Catenuloplanes atrovinosus genomic window:
- a CDS encoding sensor histidine kinase → MRGVWLATVHSLTGLPAGLCTAVLAGCALPLSPVTVAPLRAVVRGATAMQRARFRALLGAEIPDVPGVRDATRRTTALWRQTAYHLLALPFGAAGAAVVTAAWSAGLAFAGLSFTFATGVRGTLLTAAGLALLVVAAALGRGVARLDAAVARRLLGPSPTEALAARLDELARSRSQAIEAADAERRRIERDLHDGTQQRLVSLALTLGMARAELPDGPARDAVGQAHEEAKATLAELRGFVRGLHPAVLDDRGLDAALSGLVVRLPQPVDLHVDVVPRCPAVIEAIAYFVVSESLTNIARHARATHVRVSVVRSRDRLRITVTDDGIGGAAARPGGGLHGLGQRAASVDGTLRVQSPPGGPTTVEVELPCGS, encoded by the coding sequence GTGCGCGGTGTGTGGCTCGCTACGGTGCACAGCCTGACCGGTCTGCCGGCCGGGCTGTGCACCGCGGTGCTGGCCGGATGCGCGCTCCCGCTGAGCCCGGTGACGGTGGCCCCGCTGCGCGCCGTCGTGCGTGGCGCCACCGCGATGCAGCGCGCACGGTTCCGGGCGCTGCTCGGCGCCGAGATCCCCGACGTGCCGGGGGTCCGGGACGCCACCCGCCGCACGACCGCCCTCTGGCGGCAGACCGCGTACCACCTGCTGGCCCTGCCGTTCGGGGCGGCCGGGGCGGCGGTCGTCACCGCCGCCTGGTCGGCCGGGCTCGCGTTCGCCGGCCTGTCGTTCACCTTCGCGACGGGTGTGCGGGGCACGCTGCTGACGGCCGCCGGGCTGGCCCTGCTGGTCGTCGCCGCCGCGCTCGGGCGGGGCGTCGCCCGGCTCGACGCCGCCGTGGCCCGGCGGCTGCTCGGGCCGAGCCCCACCGAGGCGCTCGCCGCCCGGCTCGACGAGCTCGCCCGCAGCCGGTCCCAGGCGATCGAGGCAGCTGACGCCGAGCGCCGCCGGATCGAACGCGACCTGCACGACGGCACCCAGCAGCGGCTGGTCTCGCTCGCCCTGACGCTCGGCATGGCCCGCGCGGAGCTGCCCGACGGCCCGGCCCGCGACGCCGTCGGGCAGGCGCACGAGGAGGCCAAGGCGACCCTGGCCGAGCTGCGCGGTTTCGTACGCGGCCTGCACCCGGCGGTGCTCGACGACCGGGGCCTCGACGCCGCGCTCTCCGGCCTGGTCGTGCGGCTGCCGCAGCCGGTCGACCTGCACGTCGACGTGGTGCCGCGCTGCCCGGCGGTGATCGAGGCGATCGCCTACTTCGTGGTGTCCGAGTCGCTGACGAACATCGCCCGGCACGCCCGCGCCACGCACGTGCGGGTCAGCGTCGTCCGGAGCCGGGACCGGCTGCGGATCACCGTCACCGACGACGGGATCGGCGGCGCCGCCGCCCGGCCCGGCGGCGGCCTGCACGGCCTGGGCCAGCGGGCCGCGTCGGTGGACGGTACCCTCCGCGTCCAGAGCCCACCGGGCGGACCGACGACTGTGGAGGTCGAGCTGCCGTGCGGATCGTGA
- a CDS encoding response regulator transcription factor produces MRIVIAEDSVLLRDGLRRLMAASDIDVVATAGDAEELLRAVEEHRPDLALIDVRMPPTHTDEGVRAALVLKRQWPETAILLLSQYIEERYAADLFAERTGGLGYLLKDRVADVTEFIDAVRRVAAGGTALDPEVVAQILARRRGDPLGSLTPRETDVLATMAEGRSNAAIAAALGIGGHAVEKHVNNIFAKLGLQRADTDHRRVLAVLRFLRIDPRS; encoded by the coding sequence GTGCGGATCGTGATCGCGGAGGACTCGGTGCTGCTGCGCGACGGGCTGCGCAGGCTGATGGCCGCCAGCGACATCGACGTCGTCGCCACCGCCGGCGACGCCGAAGAGCTGCTGCGTGCGGTCGAGGAGCACCGGCCCGACCTGGCCCTCATCGACGTGCGCATGCCGCCCACCCACACCGACGAGGGCGTCCGCGCCGCGCTGGTCCTCAAGCGGCAGTGGCCGGAGACGGCGATCCTGCTGCTGTCGCAGTACATCGAGGAGCGCTACGCGGCCGACCTGTTCGCCGAGCGCACCGGCGGGCTCGGCTATCTGCTCAAGGACCGGGTCGCCGACGTCACCGAGTTCATCGACGCGGTACGCCGGGTGGCGGCCGGCGGCACCGCCCTGGACCCCGAGGTGGTGGCGCAGATCCTCGCGCGCCGCCGCGGCGACCCGCTGGGCAGCCTGACGCCCCGGGAGACCGACGTGCTGGCCACGATGGCGGAGGGCCGGTCGAACGCGGCGATCGCCGCGGCGCTGGGCATCGGCGGGCACGCGGTGGAGAAACACGTCAACAACATCTTCGCGAAGCTGGGCCTGCAACGGGCCGACACCGACCACCGCCGCGTCCTCGCCGTGCTGCGGTTCCTGCGAATCGATCCGCGCTCGTGA
- a CDS encoding asparaginase, with protein MRDGYRGGAVLAEVVRSGFTESVHRGSVVVLDAGGAPVAVRGDGRGPVFPRSSNKPLQGVGMLRAGLRLEAESDLALVCASHWGEDVHVSRVEALLDAHGFAGADLRCPPDLPAGPVPREAALRAGEAPTRTRMNCSGKHTGMLLTCRAAGWSTDAYWDPAHPLQRMLRATAEELTGEPVAAVGVDGCGAPVFAFSLTGVAQAFLRLVHAAPGSFERQVADAMRAHPRMVAGTGALDTVIMTEVPRLLAKGGAEGFAAVAVPGAGAIALKIDDGNPRAIPAVLRAALGTLGVDWTAPPSPVLGGGETVGELSATW; from the coding sequence ATGAGAGATGGGTATCGCGGCGGGGCCGTGCTGGCCGAGGTGGTGCGGTCCGGGTTCACGGAGAGCGTGCACCGTGGGTCCGTCGTGGTCCTCGACGCGGGCGGGGCGCCGGTCGCGGTGCGCGGCGACGGGCGCGGCCCGGTCTTCCCGCGCTCGTCGAACAAGCCGTTGCAGGGCGTCGGCATGCTCCGCGCCGGTCTGCGGCTGGAGGCCGAGTCCGATCTCGCGCTGGTCTGCGCCAGCCACTGGGGTGAGGACGTGCACGTCAGCCGGGTGGAGGCGCTGCTGGACGCGCACGGATTCGCGGGCGCGGACCTGCGCTGCCCGCCCGACCTGCCGGCCGGGCCGGTGCCGCGCGAGGCGGCGCTGCGGGCCGGGGAGGCGCCCACGCGTACCCGGATGAACTGCTCCGGCAAGCACACCGGCATGCTGCTCACCTGCCGGGCCGCGGGCTGGTCCACGGACGCGTACTGGGACCCGGCCCACCCGTTGCAGCGCATGCTGCGCGCCACGGCCGAGGAGCTGACCGGCGAGCCGGTCGCGGCGGTGGGCGTGGACGGGTGTGGCGCGCCGGTCTTCGCGTTCTCGCTGACCGGCGTGGCCCAGGCCTTCCTGCGCCTGGTGCACGCGGCACCGGGCTCGTTCGAGCGGCAGGTGGCGGACGCGATGCGCGCCCACCCGCGGATGGTGGCCGGCACCGGCGCGCTGGACACGGTGATCATGACGGAGGTGCCGAGGCTGCTGGCCAAGGGCGGTGCGGAGGGCTTCGCCGCGGTGGCGGTGCCGGGTGCCGGCGCGATCGCATTGAAGATCGACGACGGGAACCCGCGCGCGATCCCGGCCGTGTTGCGGGCCGCACTCGGTACGCTCGGCGTCGACTGGACCGCGCCGCCGTCCCCGGTTCTCGGCGGCGGAGAAACCGTTGGTGAACTTTCGGCGACCTGGTAG
- a CDS encoding formylglycine-generating enzyme family protein, with protein sequence MIAVPAGEVAPFRLAALPVTRGLYAEVIGWCPGDDRLPVTDVSWWDAVLFCNALSARDGLAPVYRVDAGATCVTWDRGADGYRLPSEAEWEYACRAGTTGPHYGPLNEVAWYRDNSGDRLRAAGGKIPNAWGFHDMLGNAWDWCWDAYDTGGYGGGHRVLRGGGWCDERWSCRASARRRSHPSLALDDVGFRVARNA encoded by the coding sequence ATGATCGCGGTACCGGCGGGCGAGGTGGCCCCGTTCCGCCTCGCCGCGCTCCCGGTGACCCGGGGCCTGTACGCGGAGGTCATCGGCTGGTGCCCCGGCGACGACCGGCTCCCGGTCACCGACGTGAGCTGGTGGGACGCGGTGCTGTTCTGCAACGCGCTCTCCGCGCGCGACGGCCTTGCCCCGGTCTACCGGGTCGACGCCGGCGCGACGTGCGTCACCTGGGACCGCGGCGCCGACGGGTACCGGCTGCCGTCCGAGGCCGAGTGGGAGTACGCGTGCCGGGCCGGGACCACCGGGCCGCACTACGGCCCGCTGAACGAGGTCGCCTGGTACCGCGACAACTCCGGTGACCGGCTGCGCGCGGCCGGCGGCAAGATCCCGAACGCGTGGGGCTTCCACGACATGCTCGGCAACGCCTGGGACTGGTGCTGGGACGCCTACGACACCGGCGGGTACGGCGGCGGCCACCGGGTGCTGCGCGGTGGCGGCTGGTGCGACGAGCGGTGGAGCTGCCGCGCCTCCGCCCGCCGGCGCAGCCACCCCAGCCTCGCGCTGGACGACGTCGGCTTCCGGGTGGCCCGCAACGCCTGA
- a CDS encoding CocE/NonD family hydrolase: MLRTAMAAVLVLTAVAAGTPAHAAGGRTTIVVRDGATQPVFDYADAIHEHVWVESPTDTDHDGVRDRIHLEITRPGETETAGLRVASLIMPTPYGGIAPEVPYPDVDVDRLPQEGAPATLSATHAADRALTSLNTAPAAVSTWEYYTTRGYAMIAMDSIGTATSTGCPDAGGPAEIVSTRAVVDWLDGRGRAFDADGNVVSARWSARSVGMYGVSYNGTLPIMAAITGRSALKTIIPMSAVTSWYDYYRANGLVVAPGGWQGEDLDIMAKYVLSRTNPEVCASNMDHLERVQDRTTGDYSPVWAARDYTARAGRIEASVFVVQGLQDWNVKPKHGIQLWQALRGDKKLWLYDRGHGSSCAPEFAPAMHRWVDHYLYRVDSGIEDEAPVTLEDNGCRVTGTDRAWPAPGTRAVTFPLATGRPRTDTFVDEGRTRTAEQLLSQPAHALTYQLPVLTEDTRLSGTPWITADVSIDRTAANLTALLVDYAPDGTATILTRGWTDPQNRRSVSRSEPVTPGRTYRLRWDLQPIDRTVPAGHRLGVVVISTDYDYTLRPLPGTRVSVRPVSSTVQLPMR; this comes from the coding sequence ATGCTTCGTACCGCCATGGCCGCTGTCCTGGTGTTGACAGCGGTCGCCGCCGGGACCCCGGCGCACGCGGCCGGCGGCCGCACGACGATCGTGGTCCGGGACGGCGCGACCCAGCCGGTCTTCGACTACGCCGACGCGATCCACGAGCACGTCTGGGTGGAGTCGCCGACCGACACCGACCACGACGGCGTGCGGGACCGGATCCACCTCGAGATCACCCGGCCCGGCGAGACCGAGACCGCGGGCCTGCGCGTCGCGTCGCTGATCATGCCGACGCCGTACGGCGGGATCGCCCCGGAGGTGCCGTACCCCGACGTGGACGTGGACCGGCTGCCGCAGGAGGGCGCGCCCGCCACGCTGAGCGCGACGCACGCCGCCGACCGCGCGCTGACCAGCCTCAACACGGCACCGGCCGCGGTCAGCACGTGGGAGTACTACACCACCCGCGGGTACGCGATGATCGCGATGGACAGCATCGGCACCGCCACCTCGACCGGTTGCCCGGACGCGGGCGGTCCCGCCGAGATCGTCTCCACCCGCGCGGTCGTCGACTGGCTGGACGGCAGGGGCCGCGCGTTCGACGCGGACGGCAACGTGGTCTCCGCCCGCTGGTCGGCCCGGAGCGTCGGCATGTACGGCGTCTCCTACAACGGCACGCTGCCGATCATGGCGGCGATCACCGGCCGGTCCGCGCTGAAGACGATCATCCCGATGTCCGCGGTCACCAGTTGGTACGACTACTACCGGGCGAACGGCCTGGTCGTGGCGCCCGGCGGGTGGCAGGGCGAGGATCTGGACATCATGGCGAAGTACGTGCTCAGCCGCACCAACCCGGAGGTGTGCGCGTCCAACATGGACCACCTGGAACGCGTGCAGGACCGGACGACCGGCGACTACTCCCCGGTCTGGGCCGCCCGCGACTACACCGCGCGGGCCGGGCGGATCGAGGCCAGCGTCTTCGTGGTCCAGGGCCTCCAGGACTGGAACGTCAAGCCCAAGCACGGCATCCAGCTGTGGCAGGCGCTGCGCGGCGACAAGAAGCTCTGGCTCTACGACCGCGGCCACGGCTCGTCCTGCGCGCCGGAGTTCGCGCCCGCCATGCACCGCTGGGTCGACCACTACCTGTACCGGGTGGACAGCGGCATCGAGGACGAGGCGCCGGTGACGCTGGAGGACAACGGCTGCCGGGTCACCGGGACGGACCGGGCCTGGCCCGCGCCCGGCACCCGGGCCGTCACCTTCCCGCTGGCCACCGGCCGGCCGCGGACGGACACGTTCGTCGACGAGGGGCGCACCCGGACCGCGGAGCAACTGCTCTCCCAGCCGGCGCACGCGCTGACGTACCAGTTGCCGGTCCTGACCGAGGACACCCGGCTCAGCGGCACACCGTGGATCACCGCGGACGTCAGCATCGACCGGACCGCGGCGAACCTGACCGCGCTGCTGGTCGACTACGCACCGGACGGCACGGCCACGATCCTCACCCGCGGCTGGACCGATCCGCAGAACCGCCGCTCGGTGTCCCGGTCCGAGCCGGTCACGCCGGGTAGGACGTACCGGCTGCGCTGGGACCTGCAGCCGATCGACCGCACCGTCCCGGCCGGACACCGGCTCGGCGTGGTCGTGATCTCCACCGACTACGACTACACGTTGCGGCCGCTGCCCGGCACCCGGGTGTCGGTCCGCCCGGTGAGCAGCACGGTCCAGTTGCCGATGCGGTGA